One Leishmania infantum JPCM5 genome chromosome 17 DNA window includes the following coding sequences:
- a CDS encoding putative protein kinase, which produces MQHLEAAAAAAAANSDGTCSLTGCVCPGKNNKELFSCRPDGVASVYDNHEEDLIDGDAGESGSRTGGLSRERTGTDLLSVKSAGASVRRGKDEVDVAAKGIPLEVRRFQCTKSILAFKEATKNDATPVPAKLVDFIVSLTSSKNGLCTEKEMCDWLVAQMCDRMETGQVWVIGKTSNLLFALLWRGSRNFIESVHASGASLFQVSHLADVIKQTPQGNISGDRLPGSLQPIKHGSAGRKSARSRRKSANIVGGNGAVKPLTACFLEQLKLKGMCSSGAASWLSQGNEALPVHIDPTFDIPEREICFFITNTAYMEALCEYRFRHPALDLVRGEILCDSDDCSVSDSAGQASDFSSCRTTPASWKGLLDDTLELIKTVAATDPSILICPTGVAIATIRLRNAVLLYEVACRALVRLVHSIFTSLRTLVNSVQTESGAPLTRTQTTRAEQPPTAITSSGCGDSSRLADIGARVDLTLSPEAALGLVNMHYSAMYQFNCAVRTFKTYCESAQHVSAEVSKKAAAALKLIPEDDFAAFRETLKQLQGNGCAKTADASHTATQPLPHQATSSSGVLSPSAAGATEGRATEVCGPLSTVAVDGASLPTPATSSRESGAHSTTLLDAGVRDALLMLYEFNSAQEGEQPPMWSRQVDAVCALFDEKEAAILHRIFQDGLDGLWSQWRDFTNNALAAAEKALTTPCESTSPAAKRENSSVQGFLSSDGSAPESGGHHGSYGDATARNPAHAFRSLPSEPQCLQATGFGSSDDKTDFVSPSSSSANNSSLSVAGAEKSAERSIEALLQAEDVVVICNEECSCNDTLKLIDRFQILMDVPLGQGSYGKVFRAWDEVTGCYLAAKELPLDSSKAHSVAVREVLQEYTVLTELSHPNIVRVVAFMVMKETARIYMEWMPSGSLQDVLRHHPRGVLRESVVRRYARDVVSGLAYLHSRGVIHRDVKPANMLLSSDGTVKLTDFGTSLVLSDNNRTLKSNALAGTAAYMAPECVQGTYSSASDIWSFGCSVVQLITGHLPWYNAQTGTSPEPIALLFKIGCLDDTTHLERPHDPLVTTVAAANTAAEASASFDATLSNSNTASMTGSFASTSSKSFRAALPATTVTSPPEISQELIHMLNAIFVVDRKKRPSARELMHHPFFKFM; this is translated from the coding sequence ATGCAGCacctggaggcggcggccgccgctgcagcggcgaacTCAGACGGCACTTGCAGCCTGACTGGTTGCGTGTGCCCAGGAAAGAATAATAAAGAACTGTTCTCATGCAGGCCTGATGGCGTAGCGAGCGTGTACGACAACCACGAAGAGGACCTTatcgacggcgacgctggcgagAGTGGCTCGCGAACCGGCGGCCTTTCGCGCGAGCGCACAGGCACCGACTTATTATCGGTCAAGTCTGCCGGCGCCTCTGTGCGGCGCGGAAAGGACGAGGTGGACGTGGCGGCGAAGGGCATCCCGCTCGAGGTGCGCCGCTTCCAGTGCACCAAGAGCATCCTCGCGTTCAAGGAAGCGACGAAGAACGACGCGACACCGGTGCCCGCAAAGCTGGTCGATTTCATCGTCTCCCTCACCTCGTCCAAGAACGGCTTGTGCACGGAAAAAGAAATGTGCGACTGGCTGGTGGCGCAGATGTGTGACCGCATGGAGACAGGGCAGGTGTGGGTGATTGGCAAGACATCGAACCTACTTttcgcgctgctgtggcgcggcTCGCGCAACTTCATCGAGAGCGTTCACGCTAGCGGTGCATCGCTTTTTCAGGTGTCGCATCTCGCTGACGTGATCAAGCAAACTCCGCAGGGGAACATTAGCGGGGATCGGCTTCCAGGCTCGCTGCAGCCCATCAAGCACGGCTCGGCAGGGCGTAAGTCAGCGCGCAGTCGACGGAAGTCGGCGAACATCGTCGGCGGTAATGGAGCTGTGAAGCCGTTGACGGCCTGTTTcctggagcagctgaagcTGAAGGGGATGTGCAGTAGCGGGGCGGCCTCGTGGCTCTCGCAAGGGAACGAAGCCCTTCCGGTGCACATCGACCCCACCTTCGATATACCTGAAAGGGAGATATGTTTCTTCATTACTAACACGGCCTATATGGAGGCTCTCTGCGAGTATCGCTTCCGCCACCCGGCACTGGACCTGGTGCGCGGCGAGATCTTGTGCGACTCGGACGACTGCTCCGTCAGCGACTCCGCGGGCCAGGCCTCTGATTTCTCGTCGTGCCGCACGACTCCTGCGTCATGGAAGGGGCTGCTCGACGACACACTGGAGCTCATCAAGACGGTCGCCGCGACGGACCCGAGCATCTTGATCTGTCCGACTGGCGTGGCCATTGCAACGATACGGCTGCGCAACGCAGTCCTGCTCTATGAGGTGGCGTGCCGCGCTTTAGTGCGGTTGGTGCACTCCATCTTTACCTCCCTGCGCACGCTGGTGAACTCGGTGCAGACGGAGTCGGGGGCGCCACTGACGAGGACGCAGACCACCCGTGCTGAGCAGCCGCCAACCGCCATCAcaagcagcggctgcggcgatAGCAGCCGCCTTGCAGACATCGGTGCAAGGGTAGATTTAACGCTCTCCCCGGAAGCCGCACTCGGCCTCGTGAACATGCACTACAGCGCTATGTACCAGTTCAACTGCGCTGTCCGCACGTTCAAGACTTACTGCGAGTCGGCCCAGCACGTGTCTGCGGAGGTTTCGAAaaaggcggccgcagcgctgaAGCTGATACCAGAGGATGACTTTGCCGCGTTCCGTGAAACACTTAAGCAGCTCCAGGGAAACGGCTGTGCCAAGACGGCGGACGCATCACATACTGCTACGCAGCCATTGCCTCATCAGgcgaccagcagcagcggcgtgctttcaccctccgccgccggcgcgacGGAGGGGCGGGCAACAGAGGTGTGCGGCCCGTTGTCCACCGTCGCGGTGGACGGTGCATCTTTGCCGACCCCGGCTACCTCTTCGcgcgagagcggcgcgcaTTCCACCACTCTGCTAGACGCGGGGGTGCGCGATGCCCTGCTGATGCTCTACGAGTTCAACAGCGCACAGGAGGGAGAACAGCCACCCATGTGGAGTCGGCAGGTGGAtgcggtgtgcgcgctcTTCGACGAAAAAGAGGCCGCCATCCTTCACCGGATCTTTCAAGATGGGCTGGATGGACTCTGGAGCCAGTGGCGCGACTTCACCAACAACGCCTTGGCCGCGGCCGAGAAGGCGCTCACGACGCCATGCGAGTCAACGTCcccggcggcgaagcgggaAAACAGCAGTGTCCAGGGCTTCCTCTCCTcggacggcagcgcgcctgAGTCTGGCGGCCACCATGGTAGCTACGGTGATGCGACGGCCCGGAACCCTGCGCATGCTTTTCGCTCTCTGCCATCCGAGCCTCAGTGTTTGCAGGCGACCGGGTTCGGCTCTAGCGACGACAAGACGGACTTCGTCTCTCCCAGCAGCTCCAGTGCGAACAACAGCAGCCTCAGCGTCGCCGGGGCGGAGAAGTCGGCGGAGCGGTCGATTGAGGCACTCCTGCAGGCGGAAGATGTGGTGGTGATTTGCAATGAGGAGTGCTCGTGCAACGACACACTAAAGCTGATTGACCGTTTTCAGATCCTGATGGACGTCCCACTTGGCCAGGGCAGCTACGGCAAGGTGTTCCGCGCGTGGGACGAGGTGACCGGGTGCTACTTGGCTGCgaaggagctgccgctggacTCGTCTAAGGCCCACAGCGTCGCggtgcgcgaggtgctgcaggagtaCACGGTGCTGACGGAGCTGTCGCACCCGAACATCGTGCGTGTGGTTGCCTTCATGGTCATGAAGGAGACAGCGCGCATCTACATGGAGTGGATGCCGTCGGGCTCGCTGCAGGACGTGCTGCGCCATCACCcgcgcggcgtgctgcggGAGAGCGTCGTGCGTCGCTACGCGCGCGATGTGGTCTCGGGGCTCGCCTATTTGCACTCGCGCGGCGTCATTCACCGCGACGTGAAGCCTGCGAACATGCTGCTCAGCTCCGACGGTACGGTGAAGCTGACCGACTTCGGCACTAGCCTCGTTCTCAGCGACAACAACCGCACACTGAAATCCAACGCACTCGCCGGTACGGCAGCGTACATGGCCCCCGAGTGCGTGCAGGGGACCTACTCGTCCGCGTCTGACATCTGGTCCTTTGGCTGCTCGGTGGTACAGCTCATCACGGGTCACCTGCCGTGGTACAACGCCCAGACGGGCACCTCACCGGAACCCATCGCGCTGCTCTTCAAGATTGGATGCTTGGACGACACAACGCACCTCGAGCGACCGCATGATCCCCTGGTGACAACCGTAGCAGCCGCAAACACTGCTGCGGAGGCTTCTGCTAGTTTCGACGCCACGTTGTCGAACTCCAACACCGCCAGCATGACCGGGTCCTTCGCGTCGACTTCCTCAAAGTCCTTcagagcggcgctgccagccACAACCGTGACGTCACCGCCGGAAATCAGCCAGGAGCTCATCCACATGCTCAACGCCATCTTTGTCGTGGACCGCAAAAAGCGGCCCTCTGCGAGGGAGCTCATGCACCACCCCTTCTTCAAGTTCATGTAG